In Vitis riparia cultivar Riparia Gloire de Montpellier isolate 1030 chromosome 19, EGFV_Vit.rip_1.0, whole genome shotgun sequence, the following proteins share a genomic window:
- the LOC117908546 gene encoding protein NDR1-like, whose product MAESAGGCCRCCCSFIFTLGLTALFMWLSLRTSNPTCSIQDFYAPSLNRTLNTTNSSLYFDLKLDNGNKDKGIYYDPINLTFYYGSTPNFSVGNLTVPAFYQGHKKNARRKMLVQTASVPWTEARNNGTVWFRMELQTKVRFKILFWNTKREKISVGAPVEVNATDGKKIHKKGIKLKSGAPERWRNRAPVGLLGILATGILVVF is encoded by the coding sequence ATGGCGGAGTCCGCTGGCGGATGCTGCCGCTGCTGCTGCAGCTTCATCTTCACTCTGGGCCTCACTGCCCTCTTCATGTGGCTCAGCCTCCGCACCTCCAACCCCACCTGCTCGATCCAGGACTTTTACGCCCCGTCTCTCAACAGAACCCTCAACACCACTAATAGCAGCTTGTATTTCGACCTGAAGCTCGATAATGGGAACAAGGACAAGGGCATCTACTACGACCCCATCAACCTCACCTTTTACTATGGCTCCACCCCGAACTTTTCGGTGGGCAACCTGACAGTGCCTGCGTTCTACCAGGGGCATAAGAAGAACGCCCGCCGGAAGATGTTGGTGCAGACGGCATCGGTGCCGTGGACGGAGGCGCGGAACAACGGGACGGTGTGGTTCAGGATGGAGCTGCAGACAAAGGTGAGGTTCAAGATCTTGTTTTGGAATACAAAGCGCGAGAAGATCTCGGTGGGCGCTCCGGTGGAGGTCAACGCCACCGACGGTAAGAAAATCCACAAGAAGGGCATTAAACTCAAGTCCGGCGCACCGGAGCGGTGGAGGAATCGTGCGCCGGTGGGCCTATTGGGCATTTTGGCTACGGggattttagttgttttttga